One genomic window of Candidatus Nitrosopumilus sediminis includes the following:
- a CDS encoding DUF1059 domain-containing protein, whose translation MTLKLRCDDYGFECEYILDGEKTISTIEKLRNHFEEEHGIDYTIEAVTQMIQNRGHSLESIKK comes from the coding sequence ATGACATTAAAATTGAGATGTGATGACTATGGTTTTGAATGTGAATACATTCTTGATGGAGAAAAGACTATCAGCACTATAGAAAAATTAAGAAATCATTTTGAAGAAGAACACGGAATTGATTATACTATAGAAGCAGTTACTCAAATGATCCAAAATCGAGGACATTCTTTAGAATCAATTAAAAAATAA
- the cysC gene encoding adenylyl-sulfate kinase: MKPFVLWMTGLPCSGKTTIVKDLQKDIPNLAMLDGDELREWFSPKDFSKAGRDEHNKKVAHLAKLLLKHGVPSAVSLVSPYLENRESARKIIDAGDQFAECYVKCSLEKCEERDVKGMYAKARKGEIKGFTGIDDPYEAPEKADLIIDTEHDSLSESANKVKDFLKGRNLL; this comes from the coding sequence ATGAAACCTTTCGTTCTTTGGATGACTGGTCTTCCTTGTTCAGGAAAAACCACGATCGTAAAAGATTTGCAGAAAGATATTCCAAATTTGGCAATGCTTGATGGAGATGAACTAAGAGAATGGTTTTCTCCCAAAGACTTTTCAAAAGCTGGACGTGATGAGCATAACAAAAAAGTAGCTCATTTGGCAAAGCTTTTGCTAAAACATGGTGTTCCAAGTGCAGTTTCTCTTGTATCACCATATCTTGAGAACAGAGAAAGTGCTAGGAAGATTATTGATGCAGGTGATCAGTTTGCAGAATGTTATGTAAAATGTTCACTTGAAAAATGTGAAGAAAGAGATGTTAAAGGTATGTATGCTAAGGCAAGAAAAGGAGAGATCAAAGGATTTACAGGAATTGATGATCCTTATGAGGCTCCAGAAAAAGCTGATTTAATAATAGATACTGAACATGATTCACTTTCAGAGAGTGCAAACAAAGTAAAGGACTTCCTTAAAGGAAGAAACCTACTCTAA
- a CDS encoding fluoride efflux transporter FluC: MKGLEFIFLAVGSVLGAYLRFKVIESPLIFNTLPVNVLIVNVLGAFILGAFIVMSQQWHLDGKYSLFAAIGFCGSLTTMSGLALESNTFLEHNHYGTFAINLIANVGLSIAALIGGKSLMSAIINN; the protein is encoded by the coding sequence ATGAAAGGTCTAGAGTTTATTTTTCTTGCAGTTGGTTCTGTACTTGGAGCATATCTAAGATTCAAAGTCATTGAATCTCCCTTGATATTCAATACATTACCTGTTAATGTTCTAATAGTCAATGTACTTGGAGCATTTATCCTTGGCGCCTTTATCGTAATGTCTCAACAATGGCATCTTGATGGAAAATATTCTCTTTTTGCCGCCATTGGATTCTGTGGCTCACTTACTACCATGTCTGGACTCGCACTTGAATCCAACACTTTTCTTGAGCACAATCATTATGGAACATTTGCAATCAATTTAATAGCAAATGTTGGTTTGTCAATTGCAGCACTGATTGGAGGAAAGTCATTAATGAGTGCAATTATTAATAATTAA
- a CDS encoding NAD(P)/FAD-dependent oxidoreductase, translated as MARNKKKIVILGGGFAGVECARQLESEFGNNPEIELVMISEDNFLLFTPMLPQVASGMIETRHIVLPIRTVCKKTKFYEGRIKNIDPYGKLVTIWGTGDKRSISIHYDFLVIALGSETNFFGMADVEKNAYTMKTLNDAVMLRNRVIDMLEQAENETNPILRKSFLNFVVVGGGFAGIETAGELMDLLLDARKHYPTIHKEDLKVIVLEALGMILPGFNQKLADFARDKMIERGIDIRLKTAVTSFDGNEVTTKSLDENLKDSIDTSEIDSIVTKTLIWTAGVTPVNTIKRSMFKTEKGKVIVNDYLEVLEFPGVFAIGDCALHLDPKTQRPLPPTAQIAEAQAKIAAKNLISLIRNSKKEKFVYHSKGQMAIIGKRSGIATFLGMNISGFWAWLIWRNVYLSKITTFDKKIRVFLDWTIDLFFDRDISRLKLMKRETEKEYKLLDEVDDVW; from the coding sequence TTGGCAAGAAATAAGAAAAAAATTGTGATTTTAGGAGGAGGTTTTGCAGGGGTAGAATGTGCCAGACAGTTAGAATCAGAATTTGGAAATAATCCAGAAATTGAGCTAGTAATGATAAGTGAAGATAATTTTCTATTATTTACACCGATGCTGCCGCAGGTAGCCTCTGGAATGATTGAAACCAGACATATTGTTTTGCCGATTAGAACTGTTTGTAAGAAAACAAAATTCTATGAAGGAAGAATCAAAAATATTGATCCTTATGGAAAACTTGTAACAATTTGGGGAACTGGAGATAAAAGAAGTATTTCAATACATTATGATTTTTTAGTTATTGCACTGGGCAGTGAAACAAACTTTTTTGGAATGGCCGATGTTGAAAAAAATGCTTACACTATGAAGACGCTCAATGATGCTGTAATGTTAAGAAATAGAGTAATCGATATGCTAGAACAAGCAGAAAATGAAACGAATCCAATACTTCGAAAAAGTTTTTTGAATTTTGTTGTTGTGGGAGGAGGATTTGCAGGAATTGAAACTGCAGGAGAATTAATGGATCTTCTTTTGGATGCAAGAAAACACTATCCTACAATTCACAAAGAAGATCTCAAAGTAATTGTGTTAGAAGCTTTAGGTATGATTTTACCTGGATTCAATCAGAAATTAGCTGACTTTGCTAGAGATAAGATGATAGAGAGAGGGATCGACATTAGATTGAAAACAGCTGTTACTAGTTTTGATGGAAATGAAGTTACTACCAAATCATTAGATGAAAATCTAAAAGATTCAATCGATACATCTGAAATTGATTCAATAGTCACAAAGACTTTGATTTGGACTGCAGGTGTAACTCCAGTTAATACAATTAAGAGATCTATGTTCAAAACAGAAAAAGGAAAAGTTATAGTAAATGATTATTTGGAGGTTTTAGAATTTCCTGGAGTATTTGCTATTGGGGATTGTGCATTACATCTAGATCCTAAAACACAAAGACCATTACCTCCAACTGCTCAAATTGCAGAAGCACAAGCAAAGATTGCAGCTAAAAATTTAATTTCTCTAATTAGAAATTCTAAAAAAGAAAAATTTGTTTATCATTCCAAAGGCCAAATGGCAATAATTGGAAAAAGATCAGGAATTGCCACATTTTTGGGAATGAATATCTCAGGATTTTGGGCGTGGTTAATTTGGAGAAATGTTTACCTTTCAAAAATCACAACTTTTGATAAAAAAATTCGTGTATTTCTTGATTGGACAATAGATTTATTCTTTGATAGAGATATCTCTAGACTAAAACTAATGAAGCGTGAAACTGAGAAAGAATACAAGTTACTCGATGAAGTAGATGATGTTTGGTAA
- the hsp20 gene encoding archaeal heat shock protein Hsp20 → MTMFFDSEFDRIFKRMSNSFFDIDDIFEEFKGNGSGSGPYFYGYTMTVGPDGKPVVKEYGNVKPGLLPTSDTREPIVDTIVDEKEKVVKLIAEMPGVEKSDVKIVVENKIVDLSAEHGDKKYHVKVPVQQKVDENSAKASYKNGVLQISFKLIEEEKPKGKTVEVE, encoded by the coding sequence ATGACAATGTTCTTTGATAGTGAATTTGATAGAATCTTCAAAAGAATGTCAAACTCTTTTTTCGATATAGATGACATTTTTGAAGAATTCAAGGGAAATGGTTCTGGATCTGGTCCATATTTTTATGGTTATACAATGACCGTTGGTCCTGATGGAAAACCTGTTGTAAAGGAGTATGGAAATGTCAAACCTGGTCTTTTGCCAACTTCTGATACACGAGAACCAATAGTTGACACAATTGTCGACGAAAAAGAAAAAGTAGTAAAACTCATAGCTGAGATGCCTGGAGTTGAAAAGTCTGATGTCAAAATTGTTGTTGAAAACAAGATAGTTGATCTTTCAGCAGAACATGGTGATAAAAAATATCACGTAAAAGTTCCTGTACAACAAAAAGTTGATGAAAACTCTGCAAAAGCTTCTTACAAAAATGGAGTTTTACAAATCTCCTTCAAGTTAATTGAAGAAGAAAAACCAAAAGGTAAAACGGTGGAGGTTGAATAA
- a CDS encoding cation:proton antiporter translates to MNFVVLSILNLFKGQIGDMSFSNFDSTIIFDKFAELQSSIGTLAVHDGPIAEAHVILLAAGVVIFLGVAGEAFFKKTGIPDVAFLMILGVIIGPVFGLIQPEAVIQVVPYFAALALIIIMFDGGLNLDIKHVIRTAHFSVTLAILGFILSVVMITLAAHFALGWLWLESILLGSIVGGSSSAIVFGLVRNVKISEETKSMLSFESALTDILATIIAFILFEAVLAGHFDIQTLQETIGRAIVVGLVLGFGVGIPWMYVSTKLGNAQHGYMLTLGILFVLFFLANSFGESGALTALVFGLMIGNKSHLAKILRFKLPRIELDDPTHNQLTFLVRSFFFVFVGLMASFGQLEYLIFGVLMTIAVYFGRILVGKITLTKRFSHLDRAVTNSMIPRGLAAAVLATYPITMGLPNAEAYPQLVFFIILSSVVITTIGLGKSKKIPPPESVEGGFVKPDDDSKKEKL, encoded by the coding sequence ATGAATTTCGTAGTTTTATCAATCTTGAATTTGTTTAAAGGTCAAATTGGAGATATGTCATTTTCTAACTTTGATAGTACCATAATTTTTGATAAATTTGCTGAGTTACAGAGTTCCATAGGAACATTAGCAGTTCATGATGGACCTATTGCTGAAGCTCATGTAATTTTACTTGCTGCAGGGGTAGTAATTTTTCTAGGAGTAGCTGGTGAAGCATTCTTCAAAAAAACAGGCATTCCAGACGTTGCTTTTCTAATGATTCTCGGTGTTATTATTGGGCCAGTATTTGGATTAATTCAGCCTGAAGCAGTAATTCAGGTTGTTCCATATTTTGCGGCACTAGCATTAATTATAATCATGTTTGATGGTGGATTAAATCTAGATATCAAACATGTCATAAGAACTGCTCATTTTTCAGTCACATTGGCAATTCTTGGTTTTATTTTATCTGTTGTGATGATTACTTTAGCTGCTCATTTTGCATTGGGATGGTTGTGGTTAGAAAGTATTCTTTTAGGTTCAATTGTTGGTGGAAGTAGTTCTGCAATAGTTTTTGGTCTAGTAAGAAATGTCAAAATTTCAGAAGAAACTAAATCAATGTTAAGTTTTGAATCTGCATTAACTGATATTTTAGCCACAATTATTGCATTTATTTTATTTGAAGCTGTTTTAGCAGGTCATTTTGATATTCAAACATTACAAGAGACTATTGGAAGAGCTATTGTTGTAGGTTTGGTTCTTGGATTCGGAGTTGGTATTCCTTGGATGTATGTTTCAACAAAGCTTGGAAATGCTCAACACGGATACATGCTCACATTAGGTATTTTGTTTGTATTATTCTTCTTGGCAAATTCATTTGGGGAATCAGGAGCATTAACTGCATTGGTTTTCGGTTTGATGATTGGAAACAAAAGTCATCTGGCAAAAATACTCAGATTCAAATTGCCAAGAATTGAATTGGATGATCCTACACATAACCAATTAACATTTTTGGTAAGATCATTTTTCTTTGTATTTGTTGGTTTAATGGCAAGTTTTGGTCAATTAGAATATTTGATTTTTGGAGTTTTGATGACAATTGCTGTATACTTTGGAAGAATATTGGTTGGCAAGATCACACTGACAAAAAGATTTTCACATTTGGATAGGGCTGTTACAAACTCAATGATTCCAAGAGGTTTGGCTGCTGCAGTACTTGCAACATATCCAATAACTATGGGATTGCCAAATGCAGAGGCATATCCGCAACTCGTATTCTTTATTATTTTATCATCAGTAGTTATTACAACAATAGGTTTAGGAAAATCAAAGAAGATTCCTCCTCCAGAATCAGTTGAAGGTGGTTTTGTAAAACCAGATGATGATTCTAAAAAAGAGAAATTATAG
- a CDS encoding transcription initiation factor IIB — translation MVSKTKELCPRCAQGKLVTDNESGEMFCSKCGFVITEKLQEAGPEWRSFTQDEGGNKARAGAPTSLTMHDMGLATIINPINKDASGKPLSASMKSTIERLRTWDSRSQVHEPVDRNFRQAFSELNRLKDKLAISDSVIEKAAYIYRKALEKGLVRGRSISALMAAALYAACRDTSTPRNLKDVEQAANIKRKDIARCYRLLVKELDLKMPVTDSIQCVARIASRIGIAEKTKRYATKVLKMAQENEVSAGKDPMGLAAAALYLSCVKNGEDKTQRDIAEAANVTEVTIRNRYKGLKESLEL, via the coding sequence ATGGTAAGCAAAACGAAAGAACTGTGTCCTAGATGTGCTCAGGGAAAGCTTGTTACTGATAATGAGTCTGGAGAAATGTTCTGCTCTAAATGTGGATTTGTAATTACTGAAAAACTTCAAGAAGCAGGTCCGGAATGGAGATCCTTTACCCAAGATGAGGGTGGTAACAAAGCAAGGGCTGGTGCACCAACATCACTTACAATGCATGATATGGGTCTTGCAACCATAATTAATCCTATTAACAAGGATGCCTCTGGCAAACCCCTTTCAGCATCCATGAAGAGTACAATTGAGAGGCTACGAACTTGGGATAGCAGGAGCCAAGTTCATGAACCCGTTGATAGAAATTTCAGACAGGCATTTAGCGAATTAAACAGATTAAAAGACAAACTAGCAATTTCAGATTCTGTAATTGAAAAAGCAGCTTACATTTACAGAAAAGCACTAGAAAAAGGTCTAGTCAGAGGGCGCTCTATTTCAGCATTAATGGCTGCAGCACTGTATGCTGCATGTCGTGACACTTCAACTCCTAGAAATCTCAAAGATGTTGAACAAGCAGCTAACATCAAAAGAAAAGACATTGCAAGATGTTACAGATTATTGGTAAAAGAACTAGATTTGAAAATGCCTGTTACTGATTCCATTCAATGTGTTGCAAGAATCGCAAGTAGAATTGGAATTGCTGAGAAAACAAAACGATATGCCACCAAAGTATTGAAAATGGCTCAAGAAAATGAAGTATCTGCAGGAAAAGATCCAATGGGACTAGCTGCTGCTGCACTATACTTATCTTGCGTTAAAAATGGTGAGGATAAGACTCAGCGAGATATTGCAGAGGCTGCAAATGTTACTGAAGTAACCATTCGAAATAGGTACAAAGGCCTCAAAGAATCTCTAGAACTATAA
- a CDS encoding hemerythrin domain-containing protein, which translates to MSATNQLRADHDQVRRLEKLVAKCADELYKGTKIPFSDLSKITIIISEFVDTIHHSREEDSYFPCVASYDSLKEEIRKFMIEHEFGRNIARQISHHLKRWKDGENAQEPVSRYLRTYGIFLNDHLNKENKFFDEAEANILSKEEEIEMYEQYRSVFAIVKKVDEMIAEIDYLENQPWAKN; encoded by the coding sequence ATGAGTGCTACAAATCAACTACGTGCAGATCATGATCAAGTTCGTCGTTTAGAAAAATTGGTAGCCAAATGTGCAGATGAACTATACAAAGGTACTAAAATTCCGTTTTCAGATTTATCAAAAATTACCATAATTATTTCAGAATTTGTTGACACAATTCATCATTCAAGGGAAGAAGATTCATACTTCCCTTGTGTTGCAAGCTACGATTCATTAAAAGAAGAAATTCGAAAATTCATGATAGAACATGAGTTTGGAAGAAATATTGCACGACAAATCTCACATCATCTTAAAAGATGGAAAGATGGAGAAAACGCACAAGAACCAGTATCAAGATATTTGAGAACATATGGCATATTCTTAAATGATCATCTTAACAAAGAAAACAAATTTTTTGATGAAGCTGAAGCAAACATCTTATCTAAAGAAGAAGAAATTGAAATGTATGAACAATACAGATCAGTATTTGCAATAGTGAAAAAAGTAGATGAAATGATTGCTGAAATTGATTATCTAGAAAATCAACCATGGGCTAAAAATTAA
- a CDS encoding CDC48 family AAA ATPase → MSEIILKIEESPQQHVGRGRAIVDPKIIEDQKWNTGQILELTYNKKTHVKLWPGAPEDYGSGIIKIDGMTRQNIGAGIGDRISLKSVEAVNAEQIVLSPTEKIAAEGLQEYMIYNYLNHVFTTGDSVSLNTQMGGRVQFVVTSTKPSKPVLVTENTIFKLGSMTKAVDSSVPRITYDELGGLKNEVQKIREMVELPMRHPELFDKIGVEAPKGVLLYGPPGTGKTLLAKAVAGETNAHFISLSGPEIMGKHYGESEERIREIFTQAEENAPSIIFIDEIDSIAPKRDEVSGELEKRIVSQLLTLMDGMKSRGKVVVIAATNRPDSIDPALRRPGRFDREIEIGIPDDEGRFDILSIHTRGMPIDDKVDLKQISKTTHGFVGADLEVLSKEAAMRSLRRILPEIDLDEEKISSEILQKIQITSNDFRDALKEVRPSALREVQVQIPNVSWDDVGGLDELKEELKEAVEWPIKYKDAYDFVDVESPKGILLHGPPGTGKTLIAKALAKMTESNFISIKGPELLSKWVGESEKGVREIFRKARQAAPCIIFLDEVDALVPRRGSGSDSHVTENVVSQILTEIDGLEELHNVLIIGATNRLDIVDEALLRPGRFDRIIKVPNPDEKGRQHIFEIHTKKKPLASDVKISEIVKLTDDFSGAEIAAVTNRAAITALKRYVTTKSKNVKEIKITQQDLIDAVDKVRPKKKEAPIPNP, encoded by the coding sequence ATGAGTGAAATAATTTTAAAAATTGAAGAGAGTCCACAACAACATGTTGGAAGAGGTAGAGCTATAGTTGATCCTAAAATTATTGAGGATCAAAAATGGAATACTGGACAAATATTAGAACTAACATATAACAAAAAAACACATGTAAAACTTTGGCCAGGTGCCCCTGAAGACTATGGTTCAGGTATTATCAAAATAGATGGAATGACAAGGCAAAATATTGGAGCTGGAATTGGTGATAGAATTTCACTAAAATCAGTAGAAGCAGTAAATGCTGAACAAATTGTTTTGTCTCCAACTGAAAAGATTGCTGCAGAAGGATTACAAGAATATATGATTTACAATTATCTTAATCATGTATTTACAACAGGAGATTCAGTATCTCTTAACACACAGATGGGTGGTAGAGTTCAATTTGTTGTTACAAGCACTAAACCATCAAAACCTGTTTTAGTAACAGAAAATACAATATTCAAACTTGGATCAATGACCAAAGCAGTTGATTCATCTGTGCCAAGAATAACATATGATGAACTTGGTGGCTTGAAAAACGAAGTTCAAAAAATTCGTGAAATGGTAGAGTTACCAATGCGACATCCAGAATTATTTGATAAAATAGGCGTTGAAGCACCAAAAGGCGTACTTTTGTACGGTCCTCCAGGAACTGGTAAGACATTACTAGCAAAAGCAGTAGCTGGAGAAACAAATGCTCACTTTATCTCGTTGAGTGGTCCTGAAATAATGGGTAAACATTATGGAGAAAGTGAAGAGAGAATTCGAGAAATCTTCACTCAGGCTGAAGAAAATGCTCCTAGCATAATTTTCATCGATGAGATTGATTCGATTGCTCCAAAAAGAGATGAAGTTTCTGGTGAACTAGAGAAACGAATTGTTTCACAATTACTAACACTGATGGACGGTATGAAATCCAGAGGCAAAGTTGTAGTAATTGCTGCAACAAACAGACCTGATTCAATTGATCCTGCACTTAGAAGACCAGGCAGATTTGATAGAGAAATTGAGATTGGAATTCCTGATGATGAAGGAAGATTCGACATTCTTTCAATTCATACACGTGGTATGCCAATAGATGATAAAGTAGATCTAAAACAAATCTCAAAAACTACACATGGATTTGTAGGAGCTGATTTGGAAGTGTTATCTAAAGAAGCTGCAATGAGATCTCTTCGTAGAATTCTTCCTGAAATTGATCTTGATGAAGAAAAGATTTCGTCAGAGATCCTTCAAAAGATCCAAATTACCAGTAATGACTTTAGAGATGCACTAAAAGAAGTTAGACCAAGTGCACTTAGAGAAGTTCAAGTCCAAATCCCAAATGTAAGTTGGGATGATGTGGGTGGTTTAGATGAACTAAAGGAAGAACTCAAAGAGGCTGTTGAATGGCCAATAAAATACAAGGATGCATATGATTTTGTAGATGTGGAATCACCAAAAGGAATTCTACTTCATGGTCCTCCAGGAACTGGTAAGACACTGATAGCAAAAGCTCTTGCAAAAATGACAGAGTCTAATTTTATTAGTATCAAGGGTCCTGAATTACTCTCAAAATGGGTTGGTGAATCTGAAAAAGGAGTCAGAGAAATATTCAGAAAAGCACGACAAGCAGCACCGTGTATCATATTCTTAGATGAAGTTGATGCACTTGTCCCAAGAAGAGGAAGTGGTTCTGATTCACATGTGACAGAAAACGTGGTATCTCAAATCCTAACAGAAATTGATGGATTAGAAGAGCTACACAATGTGTTGATTATAGGTGCAACAAACCGATTAGACATTGTTGATGAAGCTCTTCTCAGACCAGGCAGATTTGATAGAATCATCAAAGTTCCAAATCCTGATGAAAAAGGAAGACAACATATCTTTGAGATTCATACAAAGAAAAAGCCCCTTGCAAGTGATGTAAAAATCTCAGAAATTGTAAAGTTGACTGATGATTTTAGTGGTGCTGAAATTGCAGCAGTCACAAACAGAGCAGCTATTACAGCTTTGAAGAGATATGTCACTACAAAGTCAAAGAATGTCAAGGAGATCAAAATTACCCAACAGGATCTGATTGACGCTGTGGATAAGGTAAGGCCTAAAAAGAAAGAGGCCCCCATACCTAATCCATAA
- a CDS encoding transcription initiation factor IIB has translation MVENYSNDYDVKCQLDTCKTYPAITDSERGEIVCGGCGLILLQNMADASYENNGYTSEDFMKMSRTGPASSLTMNDRGLSTVIGTNKDSTGKALSSKTKYEFNRLRTWDQRSKSRKTASLSKAFTLLHGMKTKLGISDNVVENAAYIYRKVVSAKLTRGRTMASLISASLYAACRENNIPRTLDDIADAGNVERRILSRDLRTIIKKLGMNLNQYDTTSFISKISNNMNLKEKTKRDAFEILRRCEKEQITAGKHPVAQAAASLYISCIMNGEKISQKKFSVESGVSDVTIRNRTILIKKTLKLIE, from the coding sequence GTGGTAGAAAATTATTCAAACGATTATGATGTAAAGTGTCAACTCGATACTTGCAAAACCTACCCTGCAATTACAGATTCTGAAAGAGGAGAAATTGTTTGTGGGGGTTGCGGTCTTATCCTATTGCAAAATATGGCTGACGCATCATATGAAAACAACGGTTACACTTCGGAAGACTTTATGAAGATGTCAAGAACGGGTCCTGCATCATCACTAACAATGAATGATAGAGGACTATCAACTGTAATTGGCACGAATAAAGATTCTACTGGAAAAGCATTATCTAGCAAAACAAAATATGAGTTTAACAGACTACGAACATGGGATCAAAGAAGCAAGTCAAGAAAAACTGCCAGTTTAAGCAAGGCGTTTACTTTACTTCATGGAATGAAAACAAAATTAGGAATCTCAGACAATGTAGTTGAAAATGCCGCATATATTTACAGAAAAGTGGTTAGTGCAAAACTAACAAGAGGAAGAACAATGGCCTCATTGATTTCAGCCTCATTATATGCTGCATGTAGGGAAAATAATATCCCTAGAACACTAGACGATATTGCAGATGCTGGAAATGTAGAAAGGAGAATACTTTCTCGAGATTTGAGAACCATAATCAAAAAGCTTGGAATGAATCTTAATCAGTATGATACCACTTCGTTCATCTCAAAAATTTCAAACAACATGAATCTAAAAGAGAAAACAAAACGAGATGCATTTGAGATACTAAGACGATGTGAAAAAGAACAGATTACTGCTGGAAAACATCCTGTAGCACAGGCTGCTGCATCATTATACATTTCATGTATAATGAATGGAGAGAAAATTAGTCAAAAGAAATTTTCAGTAGAGTCTGGAGTAAGTGATGTCACCATCAGAAATAGAACTATCTTGATTAAGAAAACATTAAAGCTTATTGAGTAG